Genomic segment of Benincasa hispida cultivar B227 chromosome 1, ASM972705v1, whole genome shotgun sequence:
AGAAGAACAAATGCTCTACCTGAGAGAGGTCCCAGATAATGTTCATTTCCTTGAGACTCGGCTACAAGAAGTTGCCGAGAAAGCCGATGGAATTGATGCGTGGTTGGCCGCCTAGACGGATTACCCGTCAGAGAATTGATGATGAGGGTAGAGACCCTCGAGACCAAACAGTACGGTCCGGCAACTTTGAACGAGGCGATAGCTCCTCGGGTTCTGTTGCCCACATAGAGGAGCGTGTCGAAGAGCTGGACAGCTCCCAAAAAAGCAATACTTCAGATGGTAACCGACCTATCTGAAGACTTTCGATCGGCCCTGGATGTCGTCAGAGCCGAGATAGCGGATGTGAGAGCGagggtgaatctcaccatccgaGCGGTAGGGAACCAAGCCCCACCTGGGGGCGCAGTGGCAGTAAGCCGAATAAAAATCCCAGAACCAAAACCCTTCTGTGGGGTGCGAGAAGCGAAAGCCCTGGAAAATTTTATCTTCGACCTTGAACAATACTTCAAGGCGACGAACACAGTGACTGAAGAGTCGAAAGTCACAATAGCAACGATGCATCTAATTGAAGATGCAAAACTGTGGTGGAGATCACGATTTACAGACATACAGGAAGGACGTTGCACTATTGATACTTgggatagattgaaacaagaacttcgTTCGCAGTTCTTCCCTGAAAATGTTGAGATCTTGGCTCGACGAAAACTCAGAGAGCTAAAGCAAACAAGTAACATCAGGGACTACGTAAAACAGTTTGCAGGACTCATGTTGGACATACGAGATATGTCCGAAAAAGACAAGGTCTTTTGCTTTGTGGAGGGGCTGAAACCGTGGGCAAAAGCAAAACTATATGAACAGAGAGTACAGAATCTCCCCTCTGCCTATGCGGCAGCTGAACGACTATACGACCTTAGCACTGACTC
This window contains:
- the LOC120079815 gene encoding uncharacterized protein LOC120079815: MVTDLSEDFRSALDVVRAEIADVRARVNLTIRAVGNQAPPGGAVAVSRIKIPEPKPFCGVREAKALENFIFDLEQYFKATNTVTEESKVTIATMHLIEDAKLWWRSRFTDIQEGRCTIDTWDRLKQELRSQFFPENVEILARRKLRELKQTSNIRDYVKQFAGLMLDIRDMSEKDKVFCFVEGLKPWAKAKLYEQRVQNLPSAYAAAERLYDLSTDSRDVRKQSTSSNEENRNSRSSPPRPGEENKNTGGPKSSQPRSGNNWRGPNSITITIAPCLVSYVEGHTGRVNVQINRVQCFSSHISLYLRKRGRTKETVTEPAAEIEIPGWGH